Proteins encoded together in one Polaribacter reichenbachii window:
- a CDS encoding NAD(P)/FAD-dependent oxidoreductase has protein sequence MEKFDVVIVGAGTAGIILARELGKFKKKTLVLDRKKDLLEFSFNTLGSFIDLDKFGLTTNVVAQDIHTVCFHSNSVKRNLKTNLYVLDKKKVHEEIINSVDKNYVTFLTGVNIKNINKGENGNFLSVVDKDKNEYLGTVFVDASGTNGIISKKVGLIAKKTLLATGVEYNVAYKGDKTELHLLMGKDYQGGYGWIFPLKNKRAIIGFGTCDDDIVKDLKNRLHRILELPKIKKLVQKDNDNVEGGSIPITPVLDKFVVNNLICVGDCVSQVNPIVGEGYKFIFEAAIMASKAINKSIEENNIDILKDYETTWKNRFLLNYQRSKRAQERFFKYSKNNLLMDYTLFISKFISDERCVRSLSGEYGLENEV, from the coding sequence ATGGAAAAGTTTGATGTTGTTATTGTTGGTGCTGGTACTGCAGGCATAATTTTAGCAAGAGAATTAGGGAAATTTAAAAAGAAAACTCTAGTTTTAGATAGAAAAAAAGATCTTTTAGAATTCTCTTTTAACACTTTAGGTAGTTTTATAGATTTAGATAAGTTTGGTTTAACTACAAATGTTGTTGCTCAAGATATTCATACTGTTTGTTTCCATTCTAATAGTGTAAAAAGAAATTTAAAAACCAATTTATACGTTTTAGATAAGAAAAAAGTACACGAAGAAATTATAAATAGTGTAGATAAAAATTACGTAACTTTTTTAACAGGAGTAAATATAAAGAACATCAATAAAGGTGAAAATGGTAATTTTTTGTCTGTGGTTGATAAAGATAAAAACGAGTATTTAGGAACTGTTTTTGTTGATGCCTCTGGTACAAATGGAATTATCAGTAAAAAGGTAGGTTTAATAGCTAAGAAAACTCTATTAGCTACAGGTGTTGAATATAATGTAGCTTATAAAGGTGATAAAACTGAACTCCATTTGTTAATGGGTAAAGATTATCAAGGAGGTTATGGTTGGATTTTTCCTTTAAAAAACAAAAGAGCCATAATTGGTTTTGGTACGTGTGATGATGATATTGTGAAAGATTTAAAAAATCGTTTACATAGAATTTTAGAATTACCTAAAATTAAGAAATTAGTACAAAAGGATAATGATAACGTAGAAGGAGGTAGTATACCAATAACTCCTGTTTTAGATAAGTTTGTTGTTAATAATTTAATTTGTGTTGGTGATTGTGTTTCTCAAGTAAACCCTATTGTTGGTGAAGGTTACAAGTTTATTTTTGAAGCTGCAATTATGGCGAGTAAAGCCATTAATAAATCAATAGAAGAAAATAATATTGATATTTTAAAAGATTACGAAACAACTTGGAAAAATAGATTTTTGCTGAATTATCAACGCTCAAAACGTGCGCAAGAACGCTTTTTTAAATACTCTAAAAATAATTTATTGATGGATTATACTTTATTTATATCCAAATTT